The following coding sequences are from one Numida meleagris isolate 19003 breed g44 Domestic line chromosome 22, NumMel1.0, whole genome shotgun sequence window:
- the PEF1 gene encoding peflin isoform X2, whose protein sequence is MRRARPIGARDAHDDRKRGERGRKQCRKRSDGGVPGAGGAPPGVDPEAFSWFQAVDADRSGYISVKELKQALLNSNWSAFNDETCLLMINMFDRTRSGRMDVYGFSALLRFIQQWKNLFQQYDRDQSGSISFSELQQAFSQMGYNLSPQFSQLLLSRYAQRSSNPSIQLDRFIHICMQLQSLTDAFREKDTGMVGNVRLGYEDFLTMVMTRML, encoded by the exons ATGCGCAGGGCTCGACCAATAGGAGCTCGAGACGCCCACGACGACCGGAAGAGGGGCGAGCGGGGGCGGAAACAGTGCCGGAAGCGGAGCGATGGCGGGGTTCCCGGGGCAG GCGGGGCGCCGCCGGGGGTGGACCCCGAGGCTTTCTCCTGGTTCCAGGCGGTGGACGCCGACCGCAGCGGTTACATCTCGGTGAAAGAGCTGAAACAGGCACTGCTCAACTCCAACTGGTCGGCGTTCAATGACGAGACCTGCCTGCTGATGATCA ACATGTTTGACAGGACCAGGTCGGGGCGCATGGATGTGTACGGCTTCTCGGCCCTGCTGCGCTTCATCCAGCAGTGGAAGAACCTCTTCCAGCAGTACGACAGGGACCAGTCGGGCTCCATCAGCTTCAGTGAGCTCCAGCAAG CGTTCTCCCAGATGGGCTATAACCTGAGCCCCCAGTTCAGCCAACTGCTGCTGTCCCGCTACGCCCAGAGGTCCTCCAACCCCAGCATCCAGCTCGACCGCTTCATTCACAtctgcatgcagctgcagagcctcACGGACGCCTTCCGTGAGAAGGACACGGGGATGGTGGGCAACGTGCGGCTCGGCTACGAGGACTTCCTCACCATGGTCATGACACGCATGTTGTGA
- the PEF1 gene encoding peflin isoform X1, which produces MAGFPGQGYPGAGQPGPYSGGPYSGGTAPGQPYGGAAPGGGAPPGVDPEAFSWFQAVDADRSGYISVKELKQALLNSNWSAFNDETCLLMINMFDRTRSGRMDVYGFSALLRFIQQWKNLFQQYDRDQSGSISFSELQQAFSQMGYNLSPQFSQLLLSRYAQRSSNPSIQLDRFIHICMQLQSLTDAFREKDTGMVGNVRLGYEDFLTMVMTRML; this is translated from the exons ATGGCGGGGTTCCCGGGGCAG GGCTACCCCGGCGCGGGCCAGCCCGGGCCCTACTCCGGAGGCCCCTACAGCGGCGGCACGGCCCCCGGGCAGCCCTACGGAGGAGCCGCTCCCGGAG GCGGGGCGCCGCCGGGGGTGGACCCCGAGGCTTTCTCCTGGTTCCAGGCGGTGGACGCCGACCGCAGCGGTTACATCTCGGTGAAAGAGCTGAAACAGGCACTGCTCAACTCCAACTGGTCGGCGTTCAATGACGAGACCTGCCTGCTGATGATCA ACATGTTTGACAGGACCAGGTCGGGGCGCATGGATGTGTACGGCTTCTCGGCCCTGCTGCGCTTCATCCAGCAGTGGAAGAACCTCTTCCAGCAGTACGACAGGGACCAGTCGGGCTCCATCAGCTTCAGTGAGCTCCAGCAAG CGTTCTCCCAGATGGGCTATAACCTGAGCCCCCAGTTCAGCCAACTGCTGCTGTCCCGCTACGCCCAGAGGTCCTCCAACCCCAGCATCCAGCTCGACCGCTTCATTCACAtctgcatgcagctgcagagcctcACGGACGCCTTCCGTGAGAAGGACACGGGGATGGTGGGCAACGTGCGGCTCGGCTACGAGGACTTCCTCACCATGGTCATGACACGCATGTTGTGA